The Salvia miltiorrhiza cultivar Shanhuang (shh) chromosome 1, IMPLAD_Smil_shh, whole genome shotgun sequence genome has a window encoding:
- the LOC131000700 gene encoding uncharacterized protein LOC131000700, whose amino-acid sequence MKRYYSKASPTVDVPSSSVNEHPQILSKEVNIGVDSPPQASTKGMDIEIDLENLPSDPGLRPDIMSYPPNLIEQIDYRCRLNASVVCLRYLIMQGLAFRGNDESERSLNQGNFIELLKLHVSSLRGQGYDGAIGGSCKRRDMLRENQREKIIEGIANGEIKTGRGLNQEMELKRPGDTRWSSHYGTLINLMHLFSSIIDVLEYVGKNGNDDAQRAEAIDLLEVMNRFEFVAKARLQAMRDDGWEILLTEVSKFCSTHEIIMLDMEDEYVARGRGRRRVEKMTNLHHYRVELFYSVIDMQVLELNQRFDEVNTELLLCMACLDPRDSFSAFDVKKLVRLAKLYPSEFSEVTLYELESQLENFIFDVRLDEKFSELSGIGGLAQKMVSTRKHEVFPLVYLLIKLSLVLPVATATVERAFSAMKFIKSALRNRMGDKLLNDCLISYIEKDVFVNVTNEAIMQRFQNMKNRREML is encoded by the exons ATGAAGCGCTATTATTCCAAAGCATCCCCCACAGTAGATGTTCCAtcttcatcagtgaatgaacaTCCTCAAATATTATCGAAGGAAGTGAACATTGGAGTTGATTCCCCACCTCAAGCATCAACAAAGGGAATGGATATTGAAATCGATTTAGAAAATCTTCCAAGTGATCCAGGACTACGACCTGATATAATGAGTTATCCACCAAATTTAATTGAGCAG attgattATCGTTGTAGATTGAATGCTTCGGTTGTTTGTCTTCGCTATCTTATTATGCAAGGTTTAGCTTTTCGAGGAAATGATGAGTCGGAAAGATCCTTAAATCAAGGAAATTTTATTGAGCTTTTGAAA CTGCA TGTTTCCAGTTTGAGAGGTCAAGGATATGATGGTGCAA TTGGTGGTTCTTGTAAGCGCAGAGATATGCTTCGAGAGAATCAAAGAGAAAAAATCATTGAAGGTATTGCAAATGGTGAAATTAAGACGGGAAGAGGATTAAATCAAGAGATGGAATTGAAGCGGCCTGGGGATACTCGTTGGAGTTCTCATTATGGTACTCTTATCAACCTAATGCATTTATTTTCTTCTATTATTGATGTTCTTGAGTACGTTGGGAAGAATGGAAATGATGATGCACAGAGGGCTGAAGCCATTGATTTGTTAGAAGTTATGAATCGCTTTGAGTTT GTGGCAAAAGCACGTTTGCAAGCAATGAGAGATGATGGTTGGGAGATTTTGTTGACTGAAGTGTCTAAGTTTTGTAGCACACATGAGATAATTATGCTTGATATGGAAGATGAATATGTAGCTCGAGGAAGAGGAAGACGTAGAGTTGAAAAAATGACCAATCTCCATCATTATCGAGTTGAGTTATTTTATTCTGTGATCGACATGCAAGTTCTAGAGTTAAATCAACGTTTTGATGAAGTCAACACAGAGTTACTTTTATGCATGGCATGCTTGGATCCTAGAGATTCATTTTCTGCATTTGATGTCAAGAAGCTGGTTCGCCTTGCAAAGCTTTACCCATCTGAATTTTCTGAAGTAACTTTGTATGAACTTGAAAGTCAGCTGGAGAACTTTATTTTTGATGTGCGCTTAGATGAAAAGTTCTCAGAATTATCAGGGATTGGAGGTCTGGCTCAAAAGATGGTTTCTACAAGAAAGCATGAAGTTTTTCCGTTAGTTTATCTGTTAATCAAGTTGTCATTGGTTCTACCAGTTGCTACTGCTACAGTAGAAAGAGCTTTTTCAGCTATGAAGTTCATAAAGAGTGCTCTACGCAATCGCATGGGAGATAAGTTGTTGAATGATTGTCTGATATCTTACATCGAAAAGGATGTATTTGTAAATGTTACCAATGAAGCAATTATGCAGCGGTTTCAAAACATGAAAAATAGAAGGGAAATGCTATAA